The Juglans regia cultivar Chandler chromosome 16, Walnut 2.0, whole genome shotgun sequence nucleotide sequence TTCCGATTGGTGGTGTGGGCCGTCCCAGCACACGTTGGGGGTTCACACCCCCACTCTGCCGCTCTGCTTGCCCTACGCCGTCTTCTTCGATGTCGCTGCTTCTCTTATCTTTGGATTCTTCCCTGCTGGGCGCTGCGTCTTCTCCGTAAAGGTGCTCGCCCGCTTCCCTCTCTTCTGGGTTGGAAGGTTAGAATCTCCTGCGATTGCATTTCTAAAAAAGATTCGATAATGTTGTTATGATCTTTATTGTTGTTGCTTAGCTTAGGACTCGTATTACAATTAATTGATCAAATTAAGCTTCGTGGAGCATATGCCCATGTCAAAGTTTTGTCTCTGTATTTGATTCTGGCTAATGAATATAACATGCTGTAGTATCAGACTTGGGAAAAGGAATATGGTAATGTTGTTCGCCTATTAGTTTCAAAGACACATTTTTGGTGATACCTTCCTTGTCCGGAAATGAATCCCATGCTACTTGTTTGTTCGTATACTTGAGAGTTGAGATGCATATGTCCATGTCACTTGGGGCTTACTGATGCAATTGACATCGCGTAAGAGCTTTATAATGTATCCAAAGTTTTATGGCTAACTAATGTGATCGGATTAAAGCTGTGTCATTTGGATTTGGCTCGCTTTGATATAAATCCTGTTCACGTCTGCCCCTACTGTACCATCTCTATCCTTATTGTACGTATGTATCCATTTCTCCAGTTCTCCCAAACATTGAATTGAATTCTTAAATTGTAggactctctttctctcatgcATGCGCACACAGTTCTCATTAAATGGTTGAAGGTTTAggacaaaaatgaaaatgtggGTTATTTCAGATTAGCATTATGGTGTTCAAGTTCAGCAATGGAGTGGGCCCAGAGAAACAAATACTTCCATATCCTTTCCAGAGCGTTTGAGCTGATGGTTGGTAGTTTGTTTTGATTGCCCGCTTCTTGCCCATACCCTGCTATGTCATAAATTATGCCCTAGCTGCCACCAAAGTTGGGTTCGTTGTGGATTTCCTGCTGCCGACAGTTATTGGATGTCTGCCAATGATCTTGCAGAACACATCCATTGGCAGCCTCGCCGGTACTATTGTTGCTTCAGCATGTGGTTCTCTCCCCAAGAGCATGTTCATGACTGTTAACGATGTTGACTCATCCCAAATCATGTCCGATGAACAAAGAAGCAAGTGCCTGAAAAAGAATCAATAACAGTTTCCAACTCtaatatttaagtatttttctttgtcccatttattgatgattttctttttgagatcCATTGTGTTGCTATCTTGTAATGTCAGGTTTCAAATCATAGCAAGGAAAATGCTGAAGCTTGATAATCTGACCGATAAGTCAGATAAAGCCTTTACTGGCccagaaggaaaaaaagggaTGGTCTTTACCTGATGCTCAGGTGTGTTCCATGCACTTGTCTCATATCATACTCCATGTTGGATAACATGCTCAGAATCTGCTGAGAATGGTGAGGTCAATGCCAGTATGTCTGTCACTGGtctcatatatatagttgttggaCTTAACATAATCCCTGGCATCCTCATGAGCGTTCAGGTTATGCCTCAATACCCAGCATTGCATGGCATTATTAGGGCAGTTTTGATAATATCTGCCTTGAACTAGAAAAGGTCACTTTCATTGCCAGCCCCAAAAGAACTTGTCTTTGTTACATTAGGAAATATCTGGAATCACTTATACAGCTTAGCCTAATTTTGTACGtcaatattctttatttttggcaagatgaaatttcattttcaagcaAACATACATAGTACAAAGGGGAGAGTCCTAACAATCAGCCTAGCACAATCAACACTTAAATTTTGTCCCGACTCTTTTATGAATATCCATTCATTCCCATCAGATACGTGGGATTATGAGTTTCTATTTCAACTGTCTCAATCCAAGGCAAAGTTGAGGATTATGATTGTCACTTCTTTAAAAACCATGAAATATGTTACGTGGAGGAAATGTTTCCTCAAACCCTTTGGCCCTACCCTACTTTATTCTTAGTAAGATTTAGGATACGTATTATCAGGGATGGATTTTGAGCGTCTTCCTGAATTCATTTATTTCGATATCTTTCTTATACATGAGTTTGGTTACACATTGGCTGCTCTGAGTTTATTTATTGCTACTCGGACATACAATTTCCAAGGTTCTATTCAACTGTCTCAATCCAAGACAGTGTTGGGAATTATGATTTGTGTCCAGTTTGAAAACCATGGACTTTGTTACGTGGAGGAAATGTTTCCCCAAACCCTTTGGCCCTAGATCCAAGATATGAATTATTAGGATGTGTTTCGAACATCTCACGACCATTCACTTGTTTTTCTGTCTTTTCCATGAGTTTGGATGGTGTACATGTATCATCTTTTTGAAGCCAATGGTGAAAGGTGAAgatttaggccccgtttggaacttggactctcagttcagtctaattttaagctgactctaacatccaaacactcaattctgaaatcactaaactcatctcaactcaaaacttctttacacgtgagacctacaacatttttcaacttaacacctTTTTACACGCGGGACtgataacatttttcaacttctcataaatatattttaactcattttaacatccaacacatttaaactcattttaggtgggCCCCACAATACTCACtataccatctcaactcactactattcataaagaactcatcTCAACGTTCAAATGGGAGCCTAGCTATCAGTCATTGCCAAATCAATAGAAACCCACTGAGACAACCCATCTTCTTGGGCAAAGCTAGGATCCCCAAGAGAGAGCCATGACTACTAAGAGCATTGGCCAAGTCCAAAGTTTGGCTAGATCTCAACTTTTGGCTATAGTATCAACTTTTGACTGGATGAGTCATcattggactagccatcttaaaatcaaaataataatataatattatatattttaataatatttgacaattttttttttttaatttttattttgcaaatacacttcatatattttaataatatttgacaaaaatttatacaatacaCATCAGCACAAGACAAAACTGAAACTTTTTTCCCCCAAATTGAAGTCAACATATCAACATATGCCTTAGCCAACAATCTCTTTACTTCCATTGATAACCACCTATTGTAGGAGCATTATACTAAGATATTGTAAATTACATCACAGACTGATCCAGACAAGGCATGAAGAAGGATATCTAAACACTTACAACATTGAAACATGGATTAACAACCCCATTCGTAGGTATTGCAGCCTCTCTTTCATCATGATCCACATGATGACACACTTCATTGGAAAAGGACAAAGTTCTAGCTACATTTTTCACTCCTActtttctcaatatttttcaaacagTCGGGCACCAGAGCTGTGAAGATTAATTAGCAAACTAAcctcaaaagggaaaaaacaatAGGAAGAACAGATGCTAACATATAAGAGATTGTTTCATATCACCAAAAAAGCAGTCAAAACATATTTGTTTCATACCACTTCTCTCCTAAaattctctccgtacacttttcATTCTTTGGTTTTCATATTCTTGTTTCTGGAGTTCTTTGGGCTGTTTATGGTGGTTTTCCTTGTGGTGATTAGTATGTAGTCCAGTTTAGAGTGCCATGATAActggtttttgagttattgggGTGTTTTAAAGATGGTTTATCCTGTAGAGGTGGTGATCGAATCTAAATGTTTTATCTTGTCTAAGACTGGGGGTGGCATGCTGAGGGTCATCGAAAGAAACTGGAAGTCAGAACATGTGGTTCTGTTTGGCCCATCTTCAGTGCAGTGGCTTGGGAAGGTATTTGAGGAGAGTTTGGAAGGTGGAAGAAAGGAGGTTTATTCAGCAACTAGAGAAGGATACTGTAGTTTAACTGCCCAGCGATGCTCTAATCATCGAGGCAGATATATTGAAGTTGCTGAGTATAACCAGGGGGGGAGAAGAAATGTCTTGTGCATTCCAGAAGGGGAGAATGGTTGGGGGTGGAGGAAGATGCGAGAGATGCTACTTGAGCCGAGAATGGTGCTTCGGGGTGGAGGACAGTGGGATGCTGTCAAGGGGGGGATGAGACACCAAGCTAGGACGTACAAGGAGGTGCTGGCTTCAACGTTGCCGAAAGGGGGGAGGAAGGGAGACGGTGATGGGAGGGGTTCTGTCAGGGTAGGTGGGCGACGTGAAGCTCTGTCGAAGCAGTATGGCGTGATGAGCAACTCACATGGCAGTAGTTGTGCGACATGTCAGGAGGTAAGGGATGTACGTAGGACGTTGCAGGAGGTGCAAGGACAGCTACGCATGCTGCAGAAGGACATGTCCGACGTTCTAGAGGCTGTCGTTCTGTTTAAGGAAAGGGATGAAATGGTGAATTTAAAAGGCAAAGGGAAGGTTTCGGGTGATGGTTTTCAAGTGGGTAAAGGCCGGGGCTTGTGGAGGCAGAAGGGTGGGTTTCCTAAGGCAAGTCCTAAGGTTTTGTCAGGCTTCATACCTGATGGGGCTGGGTCATCTAAGGCCAAGGAGAAGGCCTCGTCGTGTTCGCGCCCAAGTGATGGGGTTGGGCCTGGGCCGGTAGGCCCATGTGTTGGATCTGGGTTCGGGGCGAACCCAAAGTCCACGGAAGGCTCACGAGTCTTCGGGAGCCCCAAACCCGTAAGCTCCAAACCCGTCGAGCTCCAGAGTCTTGGTTTCGTGCCGGAAAGTGTGCCGGCGACGGAAGATCAGGTGGAGGTGACACAGACGGCGCCGACAGAGGAGACGGGGGTCGCCGGTGATGGGCCGCCGTCGTGTTGTGCGCAAAATGCGCTGGTGAAGTTCGGATCGAGTTTCTCTCCCCTAAAGGAAGCTCAGACGACGCCGATGGTTGGAGGGGATGAAGGCCTTGCTCCGGCGAACGTTTCTGTCAAAGGGTATGATGATTTTGAGGTGGCTGAGGAGGAGGATGACTCGGTTGATCTCATGCACTCGGTGGAGAACGAGCTGTTTCTCCCTGAGTCGTGCGACCAGATTCTGagttcggtggaggatgattttttcttctctcaggCGTGTGATCAGGTGGCGTTGGAAGGGATTCCGGTGGGTGAAGAGTTCCAGAATTTTCAGATTGAAAGGAGGGGCATTCCTACTCCATTAAACTACTGCTATCCAACCCAAGCCTCAGATTGGGTCATTAATAAGGTGAAAGAGATTCAACATTACGTGGGGATTAATTGTGAAgggtatgaagagcagttcatAGCATTGTTAGCGGCTTTGGAAGCGGGACatcaacaaaaaaggaaaggggattCGAAGAAGAATCGGGAACTGAAAAAATTGGCGTGGTCGATGAATTCAGAGGGAAGTTCCAGTAGGAATAGggtaaaagggaaggggctggctgttcccaaatgaagcctaagattgtgtcttggaatgtgCGTGGGCTTAACGAGGTAGATAAGCGCCACCGGGTTCGACACTtgcttcgtgagtggaaagcAGACATTGTGTGTTTACAGGAGACGAAGCTAAAAATGATTGATAGAAAGATGGTGCGAAGTTTATGGAGTGGGGCTCATGTGGATTGGGTTTACTTGGCCTCTTTAGGGGCATCTGGAGGAATTGTAGTAATGTGGGATAGGAGGGTGGTGGAAAAAGTGGAGGAATATATAGGGATTTATACGGTAGCGTGCTCCTTTGAAAGTGTGTTCAATAATTTCTtatgggcttttgcaggtgtcTATGGTCCAAATCTAGATGCTGACAGAGGTTTTTTGTGGGATGAACTAGCAGGGGTACATAGTTGGTGGGATCTTCCGTGGTGTATTGGGGGAGATTTCAATGTTGTGAGATTTCCAAGTGAAAGctttagaagaagaagagtgaGGCCTGCAAGTGTGGAGTTCTCAGAGTGTATTtttgatttgaatttgataGACCTTCCTCTCGCAGGGGGCCATGCCACATGGTCAAACAACCGGACTTGGTCTCGCTTGGATCGCTTTCTTATTTCCCCTGAGTGGGAAAGTCATTTTCCTGAGGTGTGTCAAAAGCGGTTGGTACGTTTAAATTCTGATCATTGGCCTATTTTGCTAGACTGTGGTGGTATTCATAGTGGGAGACGATACTTCAAGTTCGAGAACATGTGGCTGAAATCAGAGGGTTTTGTGGAGAGGGTTAAACAATGGTGGATTTCTTATCAGTTCAATGGAACGCCTAGTTTCATTTTTGCGAACAAGCTGAAGGCATTAAAGAGAGACCTgaaggagtggaataaacaaTCGTTTGGAGACATAAGGGAGAACAAGAATATCAAGTGGTTGGAGATTCAGGAGTTAGATAGACTTCAAGAGGTGAGGCCACTTTCTGAGGAGGAACAATTACAAAAAACTGTGTTGGTcgcagatcttgagagaattatTTTGCAAGAAGAAATGTCTTGGCGTCAAAAGTCAAGAGCATTATGGTTAAGGGAAGGGGATCGGagtacgaagtttttccatagcattgcaaactcacatagaagaaacaataatatagaggttttgaaaattgaggggATGGAGTGTAGGGATGAGGAAGTTATCAAAGAACATGTTACTGATGTCTTTGAGAAGCTCCTTACCGAGCCAGTGGGATGGAGGCCTACTCTTGATGGGTTGATTTTTGACACCATTGAGAGGGGGGATGTAGCTAGGATGGAGAGGGTTTTTGAAGAGGTCGAGGTGTTTGAGGTGGTAAGGATGATGGTGAAAGACAAGGCCCCCGGAccagatggtttctctatggggtttttccaagattgttgggaggtgataaaAGATGATCtaatgaaggtgtttcaggagttgtactcggttggaaaatttgagaaaagccttaacaCCACTCTCCTTGCTTTAATACCTAAAAAGGTGGGGGCAAGTGAGATTGCAGATTATCGGCCTATTAGTCTAGTGAATGgagtttataagattatttctaaagtACTAGCTAATCGGTTGAGTGTGGTGTTGGGGAAGATTGTTAccaagcctcaaaatgcttttgtaaaggGTAGACAGATTCTGGATGCagttcttattgctaatgaatgtttagaCAGTAAATTGAAGGATAGTATTTCAGGGATTCTGtgtaagttagatatggagaaggcgtatgatcatgttaattgggattttcttctatatctactggataggtgtggttttggggagaggtggaGGTCATGGATTAGTTGGTGTATTTCCACAGCAAGATTCTCTGTATTGATCAATGGTAGCCCAGAAGGTTTTTTTGCGAGCTCTcggggcttgagacaaggggatccacttTCTCCCCTACTTTTTGTCCTTGtgatggaggcactaagcaggatgatctcgGCTTTGGTAAATAACGGTTTTGTAAGTGGTTTTCAGGTTGGATCCTTGAGTAGGGGTATTACTATTatctctcatttgttgtttgcagacgatacgcttattatgtgtgaCGCCAATTCTGACCAGTTGAGGGCTGTGAAGGCGTTGCTTCTTTGTTTCGAAGCAGTATCTGGCTtaaaagtgaactatgataAATCCGAGGTGGTGCCGATTGGGGAAGTCCAGAATGTCCAAGAGTTAGCAGGGAtattgggttgtaagatagTGTCTCTTCCTATGATGTACTTGGGACTACCGTTGGGTATAAACTCGAGGTCTTGTTCGATATGGGATAcggtgattgaaaaaatagaaaggagattggcaggttggaagagaatgtacttgtcaaaagggggcCGGATCAAGTTGATTaagagtacactttctaacctacccacatacttcttatccttattccctataccggcTAGTGTGGCTAGCAGAATTGAgaagctacaaagagattttctgtggggtGGTTTAGGagaggaatttaaatttcatttagtcaAGTGGAAAAAAGTCTGCCGTCCTATTTCTAGTGGCGGATTGGGTATCAGAAACTTGAGATTGTTCAATCGGGCGCtgcttgggaaatggttgtggcgttatacTAAAGAACCGGATGCCTTATGGAAAGTCGTGATTGAGATGAAGTATGGTGGATTAGgggagggttggtgtactagagaagttagaggcacctatggagtggggctatggaaacatataagaagagggtgGGAGGCATTTCATCATCACACTCGGCTTCAGCTGGGTACGGGGTccaggatcagattttggaaggatgtttggtgtggtaaCAACGCCCTTCAAGATTTGTTTCCTCTACTTTTCCTAATTGCAAGTGATAAAGATGCTACAGTGGCAGAGCTTATGGGAAGGGTGGATGGGAGTACACACTGGAATATCAACTTCATCCGGGCGGCACAAGACTGGGAGGTGGAGAGTTTTGTAGACTTGTATAGTCTGTTGTATTCTTGTCGTCCGAATTTCCAGCAGGAAGATGGGTTGTGGTGGACTCCAGTGGGGAGAGGGGTATTCACAGTTAGATCCTTTTATAAGATTCTCACACAAGAACCTGAGTCACAATTTCcttggagaaggctttggaaGAACAAGACTCCACCCAAAGCTtccttttttgtatggacagcatcCTTAGGTAAGATTCTCACtacagataatctgagaaagaggaggataatcattatagattggtgctgcatgtgtaaaagcgagggtgagtcggtgaatcatttactcttacattgtgaggttgctaggTCTCTCTGGTATGAGGTGCTGAATAGAATGGATCTAgcgtgggtgatgccagaaTCTGTGGCGGAAATGTTGGCAAGCTGGACCTCTATTAGAGGTGGGCAACAGATCAAAgcggtttggaaaatgattccgaattgtatcatgtggtgcttgtggaagGAACGCAATGagcggacatttgaagacaaagagagatctttggcggagcttaaagttttcttttttaggactctttgtacttgggctattgctGTAGACTTCAATGGcatgaactttcatgatttcttagtttctaacgTGCCTTCGTAGATAAGGCTTATAGGCATTTGTAACTGGCACTTTGTGgcctttaatgaaataataattcttgtttacttatcaaaaaaaaaaaagtatttcagCAGCTTTAAAAGAGGTTATTATCTAAAATCACCAAACAGAGTTCTGCAGAAACCCAACATAAAGCTGAACTTTTTAGAAATGGACTGTAGAAAATCCAAGAGCACTAAGGTAGTGGGTCTTGCTTTCTGATTTGGTGAGACCAATAACCACCATCACAAGAAAAGGAATTCCTTTCCAAATCCATAACAGAAAGTTGTAATGCAgaatcaaatcattttttttaggtACATTTTTCTACAGGGAAGAAAAGTCACAAGGAAATCATCataattgagagagagatagatgaACACCCATGGTTGAAGAATCAAAGCAACtatccaaaacaataataatgaaagGCTGAAGCGATATCATAGCCATGCACAATCTGGATAACACCCATGGTTTCCCATTTCATTTAGTGTTATTGTCAAAACAGCACCATGTTCTCCACCCTGTACAAGATTTCCAATTAGATAAACACTGTTACTTGAAAGAATGGTATAATGTTCCTACATGCAAAACTTTCTTTCCTACAGTTTCTTTACATATCTTCACAACCCATATTTACACACATATCTTCTAACatgaaaatgagatgggatatatatgtttttaatatttttcttcaggTCAGCAAACAGAAAAATGCCCATTTCTAGACAATAAACAGGGTTGGTATTTTCATCTTCACTCTTGAAACCAGTAGTAGCATGCAAAATTAGTTAAAAACCATACAAAATAAATCTCTCCCAGCAGCATGCAAATGACTCAATTATAAACCATACAAAATTAATCTAATCAAACcagtaaaaaattaatctaatgATAATAACTAgaaaaaaccctaaattgatCTAAAATCCATACAAAATCACCACCAATGAGGATTAAAAACCAGAACACAATGAAGTAAAAACCAACTACAAGATTAACAAGAAAACGAATTTTTACCTAGCTGCCACACGAGATTAATTTTTGAGCAATTGAAAAACCAGCCTTAGGAAGAGAGAAAATCGTAGAAAGGGAAGAGAGATAATCAAGAAACggaccaaaatttttttctagAATGAAATGGAGAGACAATGCTcgaggaaagagagaaaggTGGGAGAAGAAAGCCTACacggagaagagagagagaggagcgaGGAGGAGAGATTACCGTTTGGATTGGAAGACGATGGCAACGTGGACGATCGACGGAGAGATGGGGGCTTGCGGGTTGAAGATTGAGGTATCTTTGCTGGGGCGCTTTCGAgatgaagaaaggaaagaacgagagaaagagagtgggggaagtagatgaaataataaaatatatatttttaatatgaacAGTAACTCGTCAAGTTTGGAGAGCATCCAATAATTATTGTAATTCAAGTGTTGAGCTTTGGACCTTTGGTTAGTCCAatgtgaaagtttttttttacatgcacgTAGCTAGAATTTAGACTTATATTAACATTTGGTTAGACTATTGTCAATGCTTTAAGGGGTTTGAAAAGGAAGTTTAATACACGAAAAATTATTAGGTATTCCCGGAATATAGATGAGGTGATATTTTTATCCTAACACTACATACGTGCCTTGTTATCCTATCACTCGGAGATTTATGATTAATCTAACTTCTTTCGGAAGTATATAACAGACGGAATGCCGTGAGAAACGTCTTTCAAATGGGGGGCAAATGGAGACCCCCAACCCGTCAAGGAAGAGCTTTATAGATCCGTGAAGAAAACGAAACCTTCCTTTGAGCAAATCAAGGTAACGTAAGACAAGTTGTAAGAATTGATACGGATCGAAACAGTGTGCTGCATAGATTTTCAAAAGCTCTTCAATGCGGTTTGGTCAGCCACCACGATTCAATGACAAAACCCTTTAGACCAAATTGCAACCTCGTGACAATTATTCTTGGCATGAAAAATGCAAGTGGAAAAGTTCAAAAAGATAtcaatctttttgaaaatacGTGTTGAATAAAAGGCCAAACCGCATATTGACA carries:
- the LOC109006494 gene encoding uncharacterized protein LOC109006494, with the protein product MGSNALLQYAFKDSEMGKLSNHGRLLSRFGAGGLLCHLSFNRCCIIAIVVAQFLLSTLRKGPLDKKRPKHFRVASPSAEPCGCFCDCLSGSASQRFSSDWWCGPSQHTLGVHTPTLPLCLPYAVFFDVAASLIFGFFPAGRCVFSVKVLARFPLFWVGRFQIIARKMLKLDNLTDKSDKAFTGPEGKKGMVFT